The window CAGGAGACGGCGATTCTTTACGGCGGTTCGTGCAAGCCTTCGAACGCAGCCGAGATCTTCGCCAAAGAGGATGTTGACGGCGGTCTGATCGGCGGCGCAGCCCTCAAAGCCGAGGATTTCCTCGCCATCGGCAAGGGATTCTCGAAGTAATCCGCACGCCCTGCAAGGCAAATCCCCGATCCTTTTCGGATTGGGGATTTTTCATGGCGCCCGTCCCGAAGCGGATGCGGCGAGACAGCCCCACGGTTCCGACGCCGCGCACAGAAAGCCGACGCCCCGGGCACAGATGTTCAGCCACGGCACCGGAGAACTGCGTTTCCGGCTTGTGCATTCGGCCGCAAATCGCTATCTTTGTATCATAAACCCGCGCTCGGGCAGACGGTCTCCGGACCCCGGACCTGCCCGGCCGAAAACCGATTCCATGAAAATGAAACACATCTTCATCCTCCTGCTGGCCGCGATCTCCATAACGGCCTGCAACCGCACCGCCAACGCCGGCGGCGAAACCCTGACGGTCGATGAACTGCTCGCCGATGCCGATGCCCTGGTGGGCGACACCGTACGTGTGGAAGGGCTCTGCGTCAGCACCTGCGGCCACGGCAGCACCCACATCACCCTTATGGGCAGCGACACGACGCAAGTGATCGAAGCGCTGGCCGACGAACGCATGCAGTCGTTCGATCCGCTGATCTCCAACCGCACGGTAGCCGTCGAAGGCGTCGTGGCGGAACAGCGCGTCGAACTGCCGTTCCTCGACGACTGGGAGATGCGCCTCGATGCCAGCATCGAGGGCGGCAAGGGCAATCCCGAAGCCGTAGCGGTGCTCAAAGGGCAGATCCGCGAACTCCGCGACTCGATCGCCGCCCGCCGTGCACGCGAAGGCAAGGAGTATTGGAGCATTTACCGCATCGAAACGTTCGCCTGCCATGCAATCGACGACGAAGCCGGGCGCTAAACGAGGCTCGCAGATTCGCCGGTGGGCGCGGATCATCCACCGTGACCTTTCCTACTTTTTCGCAGGCGTGGTGGTGGTTTACGCCGTATCGGGCATCGTGCTGAACCACAAACGCGACTTCAACAGCAACTATTCGGTCCGCCGCACGGAATTGCAGATGCCGGGCACCTATCCCGCCCCGGCCGAAACCAGCCGAGAGCAGGCCGAAGAGCTGCTCCGTGCAGCCGATCCCGAAGCGCGCTACGTGAAGCACTACGCCAGCGGCGAACAACGGGTAAAGGTCTTCGTCGCAGGGGGCTCCGTACTCGAAGTGGACATGCAGAACGGCCGGGCGGTCTACGAAAAGCTGACCAAAAGGCCCGTCATCAGTTCGATGAACCGTCTGCACTATAACCCCAACCGGTGGTGGACCCGTTTTTCCGACATTTTCGCCGCATCGCTGCTCGTCATCACGCTCACGGGGCTGGTGATGGTTCCGGGGCGCAACGGACTGCGGGGCCGGGGAGGCATCGAACTCGCGGCGGGCATCGCCGTGCCGATCCTCTTCCTGCTCTTCC of the Alistipes senegalensis JC50 genome contains:
- a CDS encoding PepSY-associated TM helix domain-containing protein; translation: MQSTTKPGAKRGSQIRRWARIIHRDLSYFFAGVVVVYAVSGIVLNHKRDFNSNYSVRRTELQMPGTYPAPAETSREQAEELLRAADPEARYVKHYASGEQRVKVFVAGGSVLEVDMQNGRAVYEKLTKRPVISSMNRLHYNPNRWWTRFSDIFAASLLVITLTGLVMVPGRNGLRGRGGIELAAGIAVPILFLLFL